The genomic interval tttaacattgagattgttaaaatgttgatttgtcttcggacatgatttttggtacaatatgatgtgagattattgtacgtgattttaacattgagattgttaaaatgttgatttgtcttcggacatgatttttggtacaatatgatgtgagattattgtacgtgattttaacattgagattgttaaaatgttgatttgtcttcggacgcgatttggtacaatatgatgtgagattattgtacgtgtttggcaagtcggaacctagcctttggccgggcgaaagttacgatacagttagagctctagtctgtctgccttagtactgcatgtgaggtaacgggtggttatctgctcatgggtactcagattgttttggatgttgggtagcgggtggctatccaatatcggcggtgtattacgagaggggtaacagatgtgtaccagcgttcttggtacccgtaatataaatgcatttgggtaaccagaagggttacttaatttctcatgagagttttatttcatatttctttgggacgaccagatgggccgtccattgactcatgagtgcatttatatttgtttgatttctggattttcgtatatattgatatgcgagttatatattttcattttactcatacgagctgtagagcttaccgggtttgtgtttacaatcccggtgcaccaattcgatggtgtagtggataactccgcaggtgtggattagcgggaattgacggaccgctcagaggacttgaagttatttatctccagcttgtgtgaggattttgtgtgactatcttgtgagtttgtagTGAGGATTtcgcaattccatttgttataatattaaattataatttgggttgtaataatcggtttaactgagttgtattttgaactcagagatgatccgttgtggcattttaaatgattttgattcgttgaaattgtttggtgtttaacgactttgaaattttgagtttttaagctcgaaattttggggtcgttacaccgTATGAGTTTCGGATCATCACTTTTGATTAATTCTGCTCAGATTGATGAACTCTCGAGCCTATATTCTCAGATATTGATGAAGTTTCTACtgtgttttctgtttttgaaTTCTTACGTACCTCTTCAAGCTTCTATACGTAGACAAACGAACCTATACTCTTGATGAGGGTATAGTTCAGGTACAAGTTAATTTCACCCTAATAAAAAGATTCCAAATATCAAATTTGGAGATCCAAACAAAGCTTTGGAGATTTTTTTTGCCTCAAAATAACGCAACTGTTTTTTTGTAAACTAGAGGACGCAACTCACAGGTTTAGGATCGGAAGAACAGGCCGGGAATGGTACTGCAATATGCTGCTCTTAAGACTCCGAACTTTTTTGACAAAATATGTGCCAAAGCAGTCAAGCAAAAAGTTTAAATCTAAACTACAAAATTGAGAACTCAATTTCTCTGAGTAACAAAAAACAATTTCAGAACTCAAACTCCTAGTTGCTGCTCGTAATTAAGCTGCATCACAAGGCTGCTACTAGTTTGTCCACACAAAGTGTCTCGATGAAATGATCAACTAGCTTTCTTTAACGTGAGTTATGCCACTAATTATGTAATCCTCGAACTATAATGCTACAGAAATTTTTACGCACGATAAATCTACAAACTGTGGCGGTAAAAGAGAATCTACGCGCCACAACTCTAACTCTTGTAGATACTAGAATAAAACTATAGAAGTAGACCAAATGGCTATAAACTATAGAGGATGTCCTTATGAAATTAGGTTAGAAAGAGAAAACCACAATGCATACAAATCTTTGTAAGCGTGTGAAAATCATTTTCAAGGGTTGTTCTAACCGCAACTTTTTCCAGCCACAAGAAACCCCCCACGTCATCTCCCGCTCAATTTAGCCCCGTACTACTCCCCCACGCTAAAATACGCACCGTACACTTTGTCATCACGTCGCTTCTTCACCTCTTTGACTCAAGAACAAAGTCACCTTTCGCTCTCAACACTTATGGGTTTTGTCTTTGATTCAAGACATGATATCATTATTTTCTGGTTGATTTCGGAAACCCAATTATGGCTTCTCTTCAAATCTTCAAGGCCACCCTCTCTCCCACCCCTGTTTCCCGGTCAAGTTTCGCCGGAAAATCCAGCTGGGTCTTCTCTGAAATCCGGCCCGGGTATACCACTGTCGTCAAGTCGTCTGGTTATTATCTGAGGAGGAGCTTCAGGGTCTGCTGCAAAGCTGAGGAAGCTGACAACAAAAGCAATGGCAAGATATATCGATTCTTTTGTTCTTtaatttcatttctagttCATTAGTTTTCTCTACTGTTTCGAGTTCAAGTCTCTTCCTCTATGTGTTTTGAAGTTTTTGATTATGGGTTGTTGCGTTGTAGCGAGCTTTTTGATGTACTAAATAATACCAAGGGAAATAATCGAACTGATTGTATTGGTGGTTTAGTGGGTCAGTTGCGGTTTGTTAATAGAATGAAGCTGAGTTtggatgtgtgtgtgtgtgtgtgtttttttttttttcaggggaAGAGCAGCCGGAGTCGTTGTTTATGAAGGAATTGAGGAAGAGGGGAATGAGTCCGACTTCTTTGCTTGAGGAAGCAGAGAGGACTGAGCATGGGATCAATGATGAGAGGGGTAAAGAAGATAGAGGCTTCTCAACTAGAAATGCAGTGTCTACTGAAGTCGAGAAGAGTCTAGCTAATCAGAGGGAGCGATCCATGCAATTGAACAGTGAAGGCCTCGAGGTTAAAATCGATTTTGTTTATTAATTGCTTAATTAGTTGCAATTAATCAGATACTTgagtattgaatttgattgaatAGTATGCTTCACATGTTTGTGACCTTAAGGCTTCAATTCCATATTTGTATGGTTCATGATATGTTTAGTATTCTCTTTCTAAATAACAGGGTCTTTTACAGAAAACTGTTGTTTATATACATGGGAATTAAAAATGTTTCTGTGTATATGCTCAAGGAAATGATCATAATTTCTTTATCTGTTTTCAGGGGTTGATCCCTCGAGGAAGACTTTTGCTGACGCTTGGTGGGACATTCTTCTTGGCATTTTGGCCATTTATCATCATAAGTGTAGCACTATTCTCCGCTCTCTACCTCGTAAGCTCCCTTACATgttcttcaatttttgtttggaCTTATTAAACACATCACCATCTGTTAGGATGTGAGATGTGGTTCTAGCCTATGATTGAAGAGACCAACTCTTAGCAATCTCCAACTTTTATGCTATCTTCGATTCTGATAATGTCCACCAATGTTAATGGCTGTTATGATCCGGAATTTTTATTGTATCTTGTTATTGTTAGTGAATATAATCATCCTACATGGTGCATTAGACATAGCTGGTGCATAGTCAAGAACTGATATGGAACTGAGGTCTTTAACTGGTAAATAATCATTACTTATGTAATTGGGATAGCTAAACTCAACTGTTTATACAAATTTTATACAGGAAGGAAGTTGGTAACAGAACATTTTGCAAAGAACAGATGTGATAGTAACAACTTAGAATTAACTTTTGAAAGTGATTTTTTGTAACTGGCCATTAGATGCCGACCTGTCATGCTTTTGTTCTTCCTGGAAGCATGTTATTCTAAACTATTTCTACGAGTTGTCAGTATGTGCTGTATTAATTTTCATGAGCGCCTTAgcgtgcatatatataagcgGGAGAGTCTTTACTTTCATAATGACATTTTGTGATATATTGATCCTCCTATCTTCTTGGACAGTATTTTGGACCAACATTTATCCACGACGCAAACAACAGACTACCAATATCACCACCTCAGTACATAGATCCGTATGAACTTCTGGAAGATGAAAGGATTTCTCAAGTTGCCCCTCGCGTAAAGTGAAGCACAAGTCTTTTACATAACTTAGATTGTAATACAGGTTTATGTTGCCTATTCTCTCTTGGct from Argentina anserina chromosome 2, drPotAnse1.1, whole genome shotgun sequence carries:
- the LOC126783625 gene encoding uncharacterized protein LOC126783625, with the translated sequence MASLQIFKATLSPTPVSRSSFAGKSSWVFSEIRPGYTTVVKSSGYYLRRSFRVCCKAEEADNKSNGEEQPESLFMKELRKRGMSPTSLLEEAERTEHGINDERGKEDRGFSTRNAVSTEVEKSLANQRERSMQLNSEGLEGLIPRGRLLLTLGGTFFLAFWPFIIISVALFSALYLYFGPTFIHDANNRLPISPPQYIDPYELLEDERISQVAPRVK